A single window of Herpetosiphon gulosus DNA harbors:
- the ndhC gene encoding NADH-quinone oxidoreductase subunit A produces the protein MLRPFLPIFIIFVVGVVIPVAALVLSAILGPKKATKRKLIPYESGMTPLGDAMQRMPVRFYVVAMLFILFDIEIIFLMPYALYFRQMGLFGLAEMGAFMGILLVGFVYIWRKGALRWD, from the coding sequence ATGCTACGGCCATTTTTGCCGATCTTCATTATCTTTGTTGTTGGGGTGGTGATTCCCGTGGCAGCCTTGGTGCTGTCGGCCATCCTTGGCCCCAAAAAAGCAACAAAGCGCAAACTCATCCCTTACGAATCAGGGATGACCCCGCTGGGCGATGCTATGCAACGGATGCCAGTCCGTTTCTATGTGGTTGCCATGCTGTTCATCTTGTTCGATATTGAAATTATCTTTTTAATGCCCTACGCACTTTATTTCCGCCAAATGGGCCTATTTGGGCTAGCCGAAATGGGCGCATTTATGGGCATTCTGCTAGTTGGTTTTGTCTACATCTGGCGGAAAGGGGCGCTCCGATGGGATTAG
- a CDS encoding ATP-grasp domain-containing protein: MLILFPAEPFNLPNVDAVYAAEAVAAETLGLTWAVIDLEALLEGAIKQALRRVTVTSEPTLAIYRGWILNLAQYQQLAQGLAAKNYQLINDAAAYAACHHLPNVLPLLGDQTPASLVFPQEQGLDAASIAARAAIYFDQQALIIKDYVKSRKHEWYEACFIANATDQAQSARVIQTFIQRQAEALVGGVVLRAWHPLQIWQTHQQSGLALAYEYRSFWLDGTMLWATPYWDHQPSQPNPDWSRYTALAQQIQSRFWTLDLALTQTGDWLIIELGDGQVSGLPDHTNAQELFQALAQRFAD, encoded by the coding sequence ATGCTAATCCTTTTCCCCGCCGAGCCATTTAATTTGCCCAACGTTGATGCTGTGTATGCAGCGGAAGCTGTTGCCGCCGAAACACTAGGGCTGACTTGGGCGGTAATCGATCTTGAGGCGTTGCTTGAGGGTGCGATCAAGCAGGCCTTGCGCCGTGTGACTGTTACTTCTGAACCAACCCTCGCAATCTATCGTGGGTGGATACTCAACCTTGCACAGTATCAACAACTCGCACAAGGCTTGGCCGCTAAAAACTACCAATTAATTAATGATGCCGCTGCATATGCCGCTTGTCATCACTTGCCGAATGTCTTACCCTTGCTTGGCGACCAGACTCCGGCTAGTTTGGTGTTTCCACAGGAGCAAGGTTTGGATGCTGCCAGCATTGCAGCACGGGCAGCGATCTATTTTGATCAGCAAGCCTTAATCATCAAAGATTATGTAAAATCGCGCAAACATGAATGGTACGAAGCCTGCTTTATTGCCAACGCCACAGACCAAGCCCAAAGTGCCCGCGTGATTCAAACATTTATTCAACGCCAAGCTGAGGCCTTGGTTGGCGGGGTGGTGTTACGGGCATGGCATCCATTGCAGATTTGGCAAACGCACCAGCAAAGTGGCTTAGCCTTGGCCTACGAGTATCGTAGCTTTTGGCTTGATGGAACGATGTTGTGGGCTACACCCTACTGGGATCATCAGCCAAGCCAGCCAAACCCTGATTGGTCGCGCTATACTGCGCTGGCCCAACAAATCCAAAGTCGTTTTTGGACATTAGATCTGGCCTTGACCCAAACAGGCGATTGGCTGATTATCGAGCTTGGCGACGGCCAAGTTTCGGGCTTGCCCGACCATACTAACGCCCAAGAGCTATTTCAAGCCTTGGCGCAACGTTTCGCAGATTAG
- a CDS encoding DUF4180 domain-containing protein codes for MNFGLVEKPPLRYLLGPQQQPVLQKLSEINLLLEYCFGESCDNLALYPENLTAGFFDLSSREAGEILTKLRQYNIHAAIIVDLTTYAHSQYFAEMAYEENKRGFCYFCATVAEAEAWFARR; via the coding sequence ATGAACTTTGGGCTTGTGGAAAAACCACCCCTACGCTATCTGCTTGGGCCACAGCAACAACCAGTGTTGCAAAAACTGAGTGAAATTAACTTGCTTTTAGAATATTGTTTTGGCGAAAGTTGCGATAATTTAGCATTGTATCCTGAAAATTTAACTGCTGGCTTTTTTGATTTAAGTAGCCGTGAGGCTGGCGAAATTTTAACCAAGCTGCGCCAATATAATATCCATGCCGCAATTATTGTTGATTTAACCACCTATGCCCATAGCCAATATTTTGCCGAAATGGCGTATGAAGAGAATAAACGGGGCTTTTGCTATTTCTGCGCTACGGTTGCCGAAGCAGAGGCTTGGTTTGCCCGCCGCTAA
- a CDS encoding transglycosylase SLT domain-containing protein, with translation MLKKIPHVALIVLLLASCSRDVVGQPTTTPLPSPAQLLQQAEQHQQANQVDLALSDYQQVLLQYPDAPEARVAKFGVAYSAFLRQDWAAAWSQLSAFINVQTHDQWHLRALFLLGRVAEIQGDHAIAIEAYQQYEDLKGLLSGYAAQRRAAQLQATNQTEQAIAAYAASGRYDMAGPQRVTSLNKALEFYDQTGQAEQALAQIEVILSFARTPSFRSTTLLDAARRAQRLGKTEQARTWLREIINQHPSLSEAPIAIDELAALGESTPVLAAAGIAYNHGQYLDAVSLFDQVLANGLAGEEAAEIERKRALALRQLDDYAGAQAAFNSIAERFAELPIGRQARLDAIQTQGQAGDREGSRLAYLDFAERYPDDPLAPEALRRIVEIISWSGDPAATANAQIMLGQRYPWSHEGQQALHAAGRYAWDTGQVEQAAAVWQLLGDSNIGPPRAEGYYWLGRLEISRGNREKGEQLLRSAQAADPNSYYAARVADALNINDGDQLPIGSPISPEAEQAGWQWIASWSTAPTSDTLDTEPYSLRAEELSWTDLHSEAQTEWIAARDAALNNPFSIYRVALAALRSDMPYATVTTAQKLVQLAPIEAGEPSVAIRQLLYPTPYPSAVVTKSQEFGLDPRVLYAVMRQESIFNPNATSWVGARGLAQVMPSTGEGIAQNLGIEGFSVDDLYNPVTSIRFGAYYIDAQIEYMSGSLPGAFAAYNGGPGNAERWADGRVVADPDRFIEIIDYAETRHYVEVVYANYGAYRRLYQQP, from the coding sequence ATGCTTAAAAAAATTCCACACGTAGCCTTGATTGTGCTGCTTTTAGCTAGTTGTAGCCGCGATGTTGTGGGCCAACCAACCACCACGCCTCTACCATCCCCTGCCCAATTGTTGCAACAAGCCGAACAACATCAACAAGCCAACCAAGTTGATTTGGCCTTGAGCGATTATCAACAGGTTTTATTGCAATATCCTGATGCGCCCGAAGCACGAGTAGCCAAATTTGGCGTGGCTTATAGTGCCTTCTTACGCCAAGATTGGGCCGCTGCGTGGTCGCAATTAAGTGCCTTTATCAACGTGCAAACCCACGATCAATGGCATTTGCGAGCGCTCTTTTTGCTGGGACGGGTCGCGGAAATTCAAGGCGATCATGCGATCGCGATCGAAGCCTATCAACAATATGAAGATCTTAAAGGCTTGTTGAGTGGCTATGCTGCTCAGCGCCGCGCCGCCCAATTGCAAGCGACCAACCAAACCGAGCAAGCGATTGCGGCCTATGCTGCCAGCGGACGCTACGATATGGCTGGTCCACAGCGAGTCACCAGTTTAAACAAAGCCTTAGAATTTTATGACCAAACGGGTCAGGCTGAACAAGCATTGGCCCAAATCGAAGTTATTTTGAGCTTTGCCCGCACCCCGAGTTTTCGCTCAACAACCTTGCTTGATGCGGCACGACGTGCTCAGCGCTTGGGCAAAACTGAACAAGCTCGAACATGGCTGCGCGAAATCATTAACCAACATCCCAGTTTGAGCGAAGCGCCAATTGCGATTGATGAACTGGCTGCTTTGGGTGAATCAACCCCAGTGCTGGCTGCCGCTGGCATTGCCTACAACCATGGTCAATATCTTGATGCTGTCAGTTTGTTCGACCAAGTGCTTGCCAATGGTCTTGCTGGCGAAGAAGCCGCTGAAATCGAGCGCAAACGGGCTTTGGCATTGCGCCAGCTTGATGATTATGCTGGGGCGCAAGCAGCCTTCAATAGCATCGCCGAGCGTTTTGCAGAGCTGCCGATTGGCCGCCAAGCACGACTTGATGCGATTCAGACTCAAGGCCAAGCTGGTGATCGTGAAGGTTCGCGTTTGGCCTATCTCGATTTTGCCGAGCGCTATCCCGATGATCCGTTAGCACCCGAAGCCTTACGCCGCATAGTCGAAATTATCTCGTGGAGCGGCGATCCGGCGGCAACGGCGAATGCACAAATTATGCTTGGTCAGCGCTACCCTTGGAGCCACGAAGGCCAGCAAGCTTTGCATGCCGCAGGCCGTTATGCGTGGGATACTGGGCAAGTTGAGCAGGCAGCGGCAGTTTGGCAATTATTGGGTGATAGCAATATTGGGCCGCCCCGCGCTGAGGGCTATTATTGGCTTGGGCGCTTGGAAATTAGCCGTGGTAATCGGGAAAAAGGCGAACAATTGCTACGTTCGGCCCAAGCGGCTGATCCCAATTCCTACTATGCGGCGCGGGTTGCTGATGCCCTCAATATTAACGATGGCGATCAATTGCCGATTGGTTCACCAATTAGCCCCGAGGCTGAGCAAGCAGGCTGGCAATGGATCGCCAGTTGGTCAACTGCGCCAACCAGTGACACCTTAGATACTGAGCCATATAGTTTGCGTGCCGAAGAACTAAGCTGGACTGATTTGCATAGCGAAGCCCAAACCGAGTGGATTGCGGCACGTGATGCTGCCTTGAATAATCCATTTAGTATCTATCGGGTGGCATTGGCAGCGTTGCGTAGCGATATGCCCTATGCTACCGTGACTACAGCTCAAAAGTTGGTGCAACTTGCGCCAATTGAGGCTGGGGAGCCAAGTGTGGCAATTCGCCAATTGCTTTATCCCACGCCGTATCCCAGCGCGGTTGTGACCAAAAGCCAAGAGTTTGGGCTTGATCCACGGGTGTTATATGCAGTTATGCGCCAAGAGAGTATTTTTAACCCCAATGCAACTTCATGGGTGGGGGCGCGTGGCTTGGCCCAAGTGATGCCCAGCACTGGCGAGGGTATTGCCCAGAATTTAGGCATCGAAGGCTTTAGTGTCGATGATTTGTATAATCCGGTGACCTCAATTCGTTTTGGAGCTTATTATATCGATGCCCAAATTGAATATATGAGTGGCAGTCTACCCGGCGCATTTGCCGCCTATAACGGTGGGCCTGGCAATGCCGAGCGTTGGGCAGATGGTCGAGTTGTGGCTGATCCCGACCGTTTTATTGAAATTATTGATTATGCTGAAACTCGCCACTATGTTGAAGTGGTTTACGCCAACTATGGAGCCTATCGGCGCTTGTATCAGCAACCATAA